One Acidobacteriota bacterium DNA segment encodes these proteins:
- a CDS encoding diguanylate cyclase: MKPVSLLSLGAPPLAAIAAAMAAPWLTGAAATTALAAAAAVCLAAAAHALGRQDGSSPALRVLAGGLAALAFAGAAGILFEAPLRLLITFVLLGAAACSVGATLVSRAWQRREVELARLRSQLVRREGDVRAQADRIRRLDLIDPVTGLLNHRGLLRAIEVATAESASRHEPLALIVMELPDDLPRPGEPTAGGQRLRLGRALGSAVRGSDALGRWSDRRLALVLSCCHNPRPATERLQHALETVGLSRQTTPLAGVTIGPNGPWPAAPDLLAAAEAALDASRQAPENAETALWPVELGLSARAESPAPVH, encoded by the coding sequence GTGAAACCGGTCTCCCTGCTCAGCCTCGGGGCCCCGCCCCTCGCCGCCATCGCCGCGGCCATGGCGGCACCATGGCTGACGGGTGCCGCCGCCACGACAGCCCTGGCCGCGGCGGCGGCCGTCTGCCTGGCTGCAGCGGCCCACGCGCTCGGGCGGCAGGATGGCTCCTCCCCCGCCCTGCGGGTGCTCGCCGGCGGCCTGGCCGCGCTGGCTTTCGCCGGTGCCGCAGGCATCCTTTTCGAAGCGCCCCTCCGCCTGCTGATCACCTTCGTCCTGCTCGGCGCCGCCGCCTGCAGCGTGGGGGCGACCCTCGTCAGCCGGGCCTGGCAACGACGGGAAGTCGAACTCGCCCGCCTGCGCTCTCAGCTCGTTCGCCGCGAGGGTGATGTGCGGGCCCAGGCCGACCGCATTCGACGGCTCGACCTGATCGACCCCGTCACGGGGCTCCTCAACCACCGGGGGCTGCTCAGGGCCATCGAGGTAGCCACCGCCGAAAGCGCGAGCCGCCATGAGCCGTTGGCCCTGATCGTGATGGAACTACCCGACGACCTGCCCCGCCCCGGCGAACCCACGGCGGGGGGCCAGCGCCTCCGCCTGGGACGGGCGCTGGGTAGCGCCGTCCGCGGGTCGGACGCCCTGGGCCGATGGAGTGATCGCCGCCTGGCGCTGGTGCTCTCCTGCTGCCATAACCCACGCCCCGCAACCGAGCGCCTGCAGCACGCGCTCGAGACCGTCGGTCTCTCCCGGCAGACGACCCCGCTCGCAGGGGTCACCATCGGGCCCAACGGCCCCTGGCCCGCGGCTCCCGATTTGCTGGCCGCCGCGGAGGCTGCCCTCGATGCCTCCCGCCAGGCGCCGGAAAACGCGGAGACCGCCCTCTGGCCGGTGGAACTGGGCCTCAGCGCCCGCGCCGAAAGCCCCGCCCCCGTCCATTGA
- the erpA gene encoding iron-sulfur cluster insertion protein ErpA: MSATTNEFPVQLTEVAAGKIRTYANGNEEFSGKAFRVFVEGGGCAGFRYAFVFDEPQENDFRGEVHGVKVAVDPLSMNYLRGATVDYVESLSGSGFTVQNPNASSSCGCGHSFQA; encoded by the coding sequence ATGAGTGCGACGACCAACGAATTCCCTGTTCAGTTGACGGAGGTCGCAGCCGGGAAGATCCGGACTTATGCGAACGGTAACGAAGAGTTCTCGGGCAAGGCCTTCCGGGTCTTCGTCGAGGGCGGCGGCTGCGCCGGTTTTCGCTATGCTTTCGTTTTCGATGAGCCGCAGGAGAACGACTTCCGCGGCGAGGTCCACGGTGTCAAAGTGGCTGTCGATCCCCTGTCCATGAACTACCTCCGCGGCGCCACGGTGGACTACGTCGAGAGTCTCAGTGGCTCCGGGTTCACCGTGCAGAACCCCAACGCCTCGAGCTCTTGCGGCTGTGGGCACAGCTTCCAGGCCTGA
- a CDS encoding beta-ketoacyl-[acyl-carrier-protein] synthase family protein, which produces MYSRRVVITGMGGVSSIGTGLPAITEALKQGRSGIGHVADWAERGIASRVGGLPEAEPDSPITTRKTAKTSSSCGLMAMRASTEALDQAALPLEEVQGSDLPVLIGSGTGSSIENYRIAATVEKHHSTRRVSPFGVPRVMGSTASANVSVALGVRGESWSVSSACSTGAHALGLAAMMIRWGRYDRILAGAADEIDWSRAGAFDAMRALSRGYNDRPEQASRPFDRDRDGFVISGGAGVLVLESLDSALGRGAPIQAEILGFGANSDGRDMVAPDPAGAAGVMRLALDEAGVAPGDVDYVNAHGTSTPQGDPSEARAMEQVFGDRQPWISSTKSITGHAIGAAGALEAIYSVIMLQEGFIAPSRNVENIDESCAHLNLVTEINTLAPRLALSNSFGFGGTNACLVLRRWEDGCA; this is translated from the coding sequence ATGTACAGCAGGCGCGTGGTGATCACAGGCATGGGTGGAGTTTCCTCCATCGGCACCGGCCTACCGGCCATCACCGAGGCCCTCAAGCAGGGACGCTCGGGCATCGGACACGTGGCGGACTGGGCCGAACGCGGCATCGCCTCCCGGGTCGGCGGGCTTCCCGAAGCCGAACCCGACTCCCCCATCACCACCCGCAAGACCGCCAAGACGTCGAGTTCCTGTGGCCTGATGGCCATGCGGGCGTCCACCGAGGCCCTCGATCAGGCGGCCCTGCCCCTCGAGGAAGTCCAGGGAAGCGACCTGCCGGTGCTGATCGGGTCGGGCACCGGCTCGTCGATCGAGAACTACCGCATCGCGGCGACGGTGGAAAAGCACCACTCCACCCGGCGGGTCAGCCCCTTCGGCGTACCCCGGGTGATGGGCTCGACCGCATCGGCCAACGTCTCGGTGGCCCTGGGCGTCCGTGGCGAGAGCTGGTCGGTCTCCTCGGCCTGCTCCACCGGCGCCCATGCGCTGGGCCTGGCCGCGATGATGATCCGCTGGGGCCGCTACGATCGCATCCTCGCCGGCGCCGCCGACGAGATCGACTGGTCCCGGGCCGGCGCCTTCGATGCCATGCGTGCGCTCTCGCGGGGCTACAACGACCGTCCGGAACAGGCGTCCCGGCCTTTCGATCGAGACCGGGACGGCTTCGTCATCAGCGGAGGAGCCGGCGTGCTGGTCCTCGAAAGCCTCGACTCGGCCCTCGGTCGCGGCGCGCCGATCCAGGCCGAGATCCTCGGCTTCGGCGCCAATTCCGACGGCCGGGACATGGTCGCCCCGGATCCCGCGGGAGCTGCCGGCGTCATGCGCCTGGCTCTCGACGAAGCGGGAGTCGCCCCCGGAGACGTGGACTACGTCAACGCCCATGGCACATCCACGCCCCAAGGCGACCCCTCCGAGGCCCGAGCCATGGAGCAGGTCTTCGGTGACAGGCAACCCTGGATCTCGTCCACCAAGTCCATCACGGGACACGCGATCGGCGCCGCCGGCGCGCTGGAAGCGATCTACTCGGTGATCATGCTCCAGGAGGGCTTCATCGCGCCGAGCCGCAACGTGGAAAACATCGACGAGAGCTGCGCCCACCTCAATCTGGTCACCGAGATCAACACGCTGGCCCCGCGCCTGGCCCTTTCCAACAGCTTCGGGTTCGGCGGGACCAACGCCTGCCTGGTTCTCCGACGCTGGGAGGACGGCTGCGCCTGA
- a CDS encoding HD domain-containing protein, whose amino-acid sequence MARLAVLGGERGDQRPWRRRLEEAGHQLESAASVELLARRWPDTAYDLLLLDGPHPLLTLHRLQRRLSTLAVPWSRLPVLHLGEASEIAQGDFLLCHTGPPEPSTVFAAVEVLLRLAACLGHPARLPEVGRRRPGALEHAARHLRRQLLATVEQRDAGMPGHAQRVATLASALGRRLGFDSESLTRITEAALWHDIGKLALGPGLLTHTRRLDREERRRVRRHAPWGHALVAALTGDLRLARVVAQHHERRDGGGYLGLAGRQILPEARVIAIAEVWDSLTSPQLYRPALAPARAFEEIRRETWGEELAALEEEVARPGRLTHQG is encoded by the coding sequence ATGGCACGACTGGCAGTGCTGGGTGGCGAGCGGGGCGACCAGCGCCCGTGGCGCCGCCGGCTCGAGGAGGCCGGCCACCAGCTGGAATCGGCCGCCAGCGTCGAGCTCCTGGCCCGCCGCTGGCCGGACACGGCCTACGACCTGCTGCTGCTCGATGGCCCCCACCCCCTGCTCACCCTGCACCGCCTCCAGCGACGGCTCTCGACGCTGGCCGTGCCCTGGTCCCGGCTTCCCGTGCTGCACCTTGGCGAGGCGTCGGAGATCGCCCAAGGGGATTTCCTCCTCTGCCACACCGGGCCTCCCGAGCCCTCGACCGTCTTCGCCGCCGTCGAAGTGCTGCTCCGCCTGGCCGCCTGCCTGGGCCATCCGGCCCGCCTCCCGGAGGTCGGGAGGCGTCGGCCGGGAGCGCTCGAACATGCCGCCCGGCACCTTCGCCGGCAACTGCTGGCCACCGTCGAGCAACGGGACGCCGGCATGCCCGGGCACGCTCAGCGGGTCGCAACACTGGCCTCCGCCCTCGGCCGGCGGCTGGGATTCGATTCCGAGAGCCTGACTCGAATCACCGAGGCCGCCCTGTGGCACGACATCGGCAAGCTGGCTCTTGGACCGGGCCTTTTGACCCACACCCGGCGACTGGACCGGGAAGAGCGCAGGCGCGTGCGGCGCCATGCGCCCTGGGGCCATGCGCTGGTCGCGGCCTTGACCGGAGACCTGCGCCTGGCCCGGGTGGTCGCCCAGCATCACGAACGCCGGGACGGCGGCGGCTACCTCGGGCTGGCCGGCCGGCAGATCCTCCCCGAAGCGCGGGTGATCGCCATCGCCGAGGTTTGGGACTCCCTGACTTCCCCCCAGCTCTATCGGCCCGCCCTGGCACCGGCCCGGGCCTTCGAGGAGATTCGCCGGGAGACCTGGGGCGAAGAACTGGCCGCCCTCGAGGAGGAGGTCGCCCGCCCCGGGCGACTCACGCACCAGGGCTGA
- a CDS encoding fumarylacetoacetate hydrolase family protein: MHLPGRDGPSREVGTIYGLGRNFAAHAAEMRATTEPVVFIMPRSALLPGGGRVRLPEGSTELHHEVELVLALGRGGANLGPEAADAAIESLALGLDLTARDLQAEAKKKGAPWARSKGFAGAAPISPLQDATAFRGRWGEIDLRCTVEGTLRQQATCAEMIHDPPAVVALLSRWFLLEPGDLIFTGTPAGVGPIRPGQRATAVSRALGEELRVEVT, translated from the coding sequence ATGCACCTGCCGGGCCGGGATGGCCCCTCGCGAGAGGTGGGCACGATCTATGGCCTGGGCCGTAACTTTGCGGCCCATGCCGCGGAGATGCGCGCGACCACCGAACCGGTCGTCTTCATCATGCCGCGCTCGGCCCTGCTTCCCGGCGGGGGCCGGGTGCGGCTTCCCGAGGGCTCGACGGAACTGCACCACGAGGTGGAACTGGTGCTCGCCCTGGGCCGGGGAGGCGCCAACCTGGGGCCCGAGGCGGCCGACGCGGCGATCGAGAGCCTGGCTCTCGGCCTCGACCTGACAGCCCGGGACCTGCAGGCCGAAGCCAAGAAGAAGGGCGCGCCCTGGGCCCGCAGCAAGGGGTTCGCCGGCGCCGCCCCCATCAGCCCGCTCCAGGACGCGACGGCCTTCCGGGGACGCTGGGGTGAAATCGACCTGCGCTGCACCGTCGAGGGCACCCTGCGCCAACAGGCCACCTGCGCCGAGATGATCCACGATCCTCCCGCCGTGGTGGCCCTGCTCTCGCGCTGGTTCCTGCTGGAACCGGGCGACCTGATCTTCACCGGCACTCCCGCCGGCGTCGGTCCCATCCGACCGGGGCAACGGGCCACCGCCGTCTCCCGTGCCCTGGGCGAGGAGCTGAGGGTCGAAGTCACCTGA
- a CDS encoding squalene/phytoene synthase family protein, which yields MNSQPLEADPALTPGPPSAEPPDSYVRRVTRSSGTSFYYAFLTLPRPRREAIFAVYAFCKAVDSAVDEAPDIDSARRELDHWRGQLEAAFTGRAKDPIAIEVGRVSRAFTLPRALFEAVIAGVALDLEPLRFDTWERLGSYCDLVAGAVGQLCVRIFGCGDPWADDYAIKLGRALQLTNILRDLGPDARRGRFYLPLEDLRRFDVDEAAVIGTAANDQQRRGLLRFEAERARRYFDAARQAGRRGGRDFCAAEVMGAVYRRLLDRIVAADFPTSGPVVHVPRREKLALAAATWLRVRLARRQTSPD from the coding sequence GTGAACTCTCAGCCGCTGGAAGCCGACCCCGCCCTCACCCCGGGGCCGCCCTCCGCCGAGCCGCCCGACAGCTACGTGCGGCGGGTGACCCGTTCGTCGGGCACGAGCTTCTACTACGCCTTTCTCACCCTGCCGCGCCCCCGTCGCGAAGCGATCTTCGCCGTCTACGCCTTCTGCAAGGCAGTGGACTCCGCCGTGGACGAAGCGCCGGACATCGACAGCGCCCGGCGGGAACTCGACCACTGGCGCGGGCAACTGGAGGCCGCCTTCACGGGCCGGGCCAAAGACCCCATCGCCATCGAGGTCGGTCGGGTCTCCCGGGCCTTCACGCTGCCGCGAGCCCTGTTCGAAGCCGTGATCGCCGGTGTCGCCCTCGACCTCGAGCCACTGCGCTTCGACACATGGGAACGGCTCGGCAGCTACTGCGACCTGGTGGCCGGGGCGGTGGGCCAACTCTGTGTCCGTATCTTCGGTTGCGGCGATCCCTGGGCGGACGACTACGCGATCAAGCTCGGCCGAGCCCTGCAACTGACCAACATCCTGCGAGACCTGGGCCCCGACGCCCGCCGGGGCCGCTTCTACCTTCCCCTCGAGGACCTGCGCCGTTTCGATGTGGACGAGGCCGCTGTCATCGGCACAGCGGCCAACGACCAGCAGCGCCGGGGCCTGTTGCGCTTCGAGGCCGAGCGGGCCCGGCGCTACTTCGACGCCGCCCGGCAGGCGGGCCGGCGAGGCGGGCGGGATTTCTGCGCCGCCGAGGTGATGGGGGCGGTCTACCGGCGCCTGCTCGACCGCATCGTAGCGGCGGACTTCCCGACCTCCGGACCGGTGGTCCATGTTCCCCGCAGAGAGAAGCTGGCGCTGGCCGCCGCCACCTGGCTGCGGGTACGCCTGGCCCGCCGGCAAACCAGCCCCGATTGA
- the lnt gene encoding apolipoprotein N-acyltransferase, protein MRSADVDPQTRAAAPKPWRRRLEACAISLVGGVLWYLSARWTAAGPLLALAMVLLVTPAAVERWRAPLWGYLPGQLLYAVVGHLPAYRYGLVGLIVFPLAITWSYATQAVATGILRRTTRLPAWVTVPLGLGAGEWLRPWLNPGNFNMYQIGSFLFDWPIWIQSAELIGAPALSVLAALPFAVGVEAVRAATGTSTWRSVRRGAGLALTILVLLGCYGAVRIGQVSGEPGPRLAVIQPSLDHGRDLTAGVVIAQQQLTAQWVEPGEVDMVVWPENAILSAYDVQAEYHGAVEWTAASRQAPLLFGAQGMDPVEHRRPTNTAYLVAPDGALLGRYDKVVLFPFTERRVFPALERVWPWMSKQIIRLTLATWRDAPNGWAAPAPIPMSAEVGGRTWTFWTPICYETCYTDPARAARRRGARFFVNLTSEGWLGWGPTHNMLAVSVLRAVENRVGVVRGANAGISAFILPSGRIDTYLRGHKTGRLLLEPGVAIRRVTAGPPEPTVYARIGFWIDQLWMILAVVAVALSLWRRRRERRRKRPMRLDPEGM, encoded by the coding sequence ATGCGCTCGGCTGACGTAGATCCGCAAACCCGGGCGGCGGCACCGAAGCCTTGGCGTCGGCGACTGGAAGCCTGCGCCATCAGCCTCGTCGGGGGAGTGCTGTGGTACCTGTCCGCACGCTGGACAGCGGCGGGTCCCCTGCTCGCCCTGGCCATGGTGCTGCTGGTCACCCCCGCGGCCGTGGAACGCTGGCGGGCCCCCTTGTGGGGCTACCTGCCCGGCCAGCTGCTTTACGCCGTCGTCGGCCATCTTCCGGCCTACCGCTACGGCCTGGTGGGCCTGATCGTCTTTCCCCTGGCCATCACCTGGAGCTATGCCACTCAGGCCGTGGCCACCGGGATCCTGCGCCGCACCACCCGCCTGCCGGCCTGGGTGACCGTTCCCCTCGGGCTGGGCGCCGGCGAGTGGCTTCGCCCCTGGCTGAATCCCGGCAACTTCAACATGTACCAGATCGGTTCTTTTCTCTTCGACTGGCCGATCTGGATCCAGTCGGCCGAACTGATCGGCGCACCGGCTCTCTCGGTTCTCGCGGCCCTTCCGTTCGCGGTAGGAGTCGAGGCCGTCCGCGCCGCCACGGGCACTTCGACCTGGCGTTCGGTGCGACGCGGCGCCGGACTGGCCCTGACGATCCTGGTACTGCTGGGATGTTATGGGGCCGTGCGCATCGGCCAGGTGTCCGGCGAGCCGGGCCCGCGACTGGCGGTGATCCAGCCCAGTCTGGATCACGGCCGCGACCTGACCGCAGGCGTCGTCATCGCGCAGCAGCAGTTGACCGCCCAGTGGGTCGAACCCGGCGAGGTGGACATGGTGGTCTGGCCGGAGAACGCCATCCTCTCCGCCTACGACGTCCAGGCGGAGTACCACGGCGCCGTGGAATGGACGGCGGCGTCCCGACAGGCTCCGCTGCTCTTCGGCGCCCAGGGCATGGACCCGGTCGAACACCGTCGGCCGACCAACACGGCCTACCTGGTCGCCCCCGACGGGGCCCTCCTCGGACGCTACGACAAGGTGGTCCTCTTTCCGTTCACCGAACGCCGCGTCTTCCCCGCTCTCGAGCGGGTCTGGCCCTGGATGTCGAAGCAGATCATCCGCCTGACCCTCGCGACCTGGCGCGACGCGCCCAACGGATGGGCGGCTCCCGCGCCGATTCCCATGAGCGCGGAGGTGGGCGGCCGAACCTGGACGTTCTGGACGCCGATCTGCTACGAAACCTGCTACACCGATCCCGCCCGTGCGGCCCGCCGACGGGGGGCGCGGTTCTTCGTCAACCTCACTTCCGAAGGGTGGCTCGGCTGGGGACCGACCCACAACATGCTCGCCGTCAGTGTCCTGCGCGCGGTGGAGAACCGGGTCGGTGTCGTGCGCGGAGCCAACGCGGGGATTTCGGCGTTCATCCTGCCCTCGGGTCGTATCGATACTTACCTCCGGGGCCACAAGACGGGACGCCTGCTGCTGGAACCGGGCGTGGCCATACGAAGGGTCACGGCCGGTCCCCCTGAGCCGACCGTCTATGCCAGAATCGGTTTCTGGATCGACCAGCTCTGGATGATACTGGCGGTGGTCGCGGTCGCCCTCTCCCTCTGGCGACGGCGGCGAGAGCGGCGCCGGAAACGCCCCATGCGACTCGACCCGGAGGGGATGTGA
- a CDS encoding pilus assembly PilX N-terminal domain-containing protein has translation MITHVNEKGSALVVVLFVISGLTLIGLAMLGSATLSLKSASVGADDAELFYIAEAGLERMIGDVTCSLVGQPDLDHIFDNYVMLHMTHGRSRGADGEAGTSDDSGRDYVNVQHGRGTFTIDILCYPSTIAEARNLEFVDMNIRSTATIGDQTKTVSSVIRLKLIPSRVFDNAYFMNNFGWMSGWSCGSLYMHGNLRANGDIKLYNSCVRGRGTPYYEKIVVNDLIGRIHDGGLIAGGRILGADDVQGDYADSANQHEYQDVIPMPNLSDLSIYVKAAREWNGGTPGDDGIWGTPDDTGGSTLQVWDRALGRYRTYRGCIGCNLGPDGLWGTADDFYGRDGLPNTDDDESPFMVLDGRTQPIIIDGPVVIGSPGADGIWNTDDEWDATGLRPMTGAVIIVGRVSGQGSIYTPGNIYLPDQLVYDNPTRPHLPGDGTPPGTGYGNSVSTNYASMAEEDIEGWRQLTTATSPAGTYQVRDADMLGLFARENIIIGRFTNGAYWGSVDGWLADPDNESKEDLGLDNLPNTGDTNEGNGTWDVRTYASNGANQCGSGLIPAGYSPGDVIPGSGEDLDGDGRYDATIVRGSLNAQGIPSSGSSSFAFPEDINDRLDSSASDPNTATPIDTDGDGLIWRGSPFWTDSATNHSWAEIAPYLPQTDSVHAVLYTNHAIAGVQIRGPSGFHEYFGAFVARVEATVGSAISVFSHDPRLLGGAKDFGLYLPREKAIEVRAWKEEIVE, from the coding sequence ATGATCACCCATGTCAACGAAAAGGGATCGGCGCTGGTCGTCGTGCTCTTCGTCATCTCGGGCCTGACGCTGATCGGCTTGGCGATGCTCGGCTCGGCGACCTTGTCGCTCAAGTCGGCTTCCGTCGGGGCCGACGACGCCGAACTCTTCTACATCGCCGAAGCCGGTCTCGAGCGGATGATCGGCGACGTGACATGTTCGCTGGTCGGCCAGCCGGACCTGGACCATATCTTCGACAACTATGTCATGCTTCACATGACCCATGGACGCTCGCGGGGTGCTGACGGAGAGGCCGGAACCTCGGACGACTCGGGGCGCGATTACGTGAACGTGCAGCACGGCCGCGGCACCTTTACCATCGACATCCTCTGCTACCCCTCGACCATCGCCGAGGCGCGGAACCTGGAATTCGTCGATATGAACATTCGTTCAACCGCCACCATCGGCGACCAGACGAAGACCGTATCCAGCGTGATCCGGCTCAAGCTGATTCCCTCGCGGGTCTTCGACAACGCCTATTTCATGAACAACTTCGGTTGGATGAGCGGCTGGTCCTGCGGCTCGCTCTACATGCACGGCAACCTGCGCGCCAACGGCGACATCAAGCTCTACAACTCCTGCGTGCGCGGCCGTGGCACTCCCTACTACGAGAAGATCGTGGTCAACGACCTGATCGGTCGTATCCACGACGGTGGCCTGATCGCGGGCGGCAGAATTCTCGGAGCCGACGACGTCCAAGGCGACTACGCCGATTCGGCCAATCAGCATGAATACCAGGACGTGATCCCGATGCCGAACCTCTCCGACCTTTCGATCTACGTCAAGGCCGCGCGGGAGTGGAACGGTGGAACACCCGGAGACGACGGCATCTGGGGTACGCCGGACGATACCGGCGGCTCGACGCTGCAGGTCTGGGACCGGGCCCTCGGACGTTACCGCACCTATCGTGGCTGCATCGGGTGCAACCTGGGGCCGGATGGCCTGTGGGGTACAGCCGACGACTTCTACGGCCGGGACGGCCTGCCCAACACCGACGACGACGAGTCCCCCTTCATGGTACTCGACGGACGCACCCAGCCGATCATCATCGACGGGCCGGTGGTCATCGGCTCCCCCGGTGCCGACGGCATCTGGAACACCGACGACGAGTGGGATGCCACCGGTCTGCGGCCGATGACCGGCGCGGTGATCATCGTCGGCCGCGTTTCCGGTCAGGGCAGCATCTACACTCCGGGCAACATCTACCTGCCCGATCAGCTCGTCTACGACAATCCGACGCGGCCTCATCTGCCGGGTGACGGCACGCCTCCGGGCACCGGATACGGCAATAGCGTCAGCACCAACTACGCTTCGATGGCGGAAGAAGACATCGAGGGCTGGCGACAGCTCACCACAGCCACCAGCCCGGCGGGGACCTACCAGGTTCGGGACGCCGACATGCTCGGCCTCTTCGCCCGGGAGAACATCATCATCGGCCGTTTCACCAATGGGGCTTACTGGGGGTCTGTGGATGGATGGCTGGCTGATCCGGACAACGAATCCAAAGAAGATCTCGGGCTGGACAATTTGCCCAATACCGGTGACACGAACGAGGGTAACGGCACATGGGATGTCCGGACCTACGCTTCCAACGGGGCCAATCAGTGTGGATCGGGCCTGATCCCGGCGGGCTACAGCCCGGGCGACGTGATTCCCGGCTCCGGCGAGGACCTGGACGGGGACGGGCGCTACGACGCGACCATCGTCCGCGGTTCGCTCAACGCCCAGGGTATACCGTCTTCGGGATCGTCGAGCTTTGCCTTCCCCGAAGACATCAACGACCGCCTCGACTCCAGCGCCAGCGACCCCAACACGGCCACGCCGATCGACACCGACGGCGACGGGCTGATCTGGCGGGGTAGCCCCTTCTGGACCGACAGCGCCACCAACCACAGCTGGGCCGAGATCGCGCCGTACCTGCCGCAGACCGACTCGGTGCACGCCGTGCTCTACACCAACCACGCCATCGCCGGCGTGCAGATTCGGGGGCCCTCGGGTTTCCACGAATACTTCGGCGCCTTCGTCGCCCGGGTCGAGGCCACCGTCGGCTCGGCGATCTCTGTCTTCAGCCACGACCCGCGCCTGCTGGGAGGCGCCAAGGACTTCGGGCTGTACCTGCCCCGCGAAAAGGCGATCGAGGTGCGGGCCTGGAAGGAGGAGATCGTCGAGTGA